From Mycoplasmopsis gallinacea, the proteins below share one genomic window:
- a CDS encoding GA module-containing protein, with protein MKSNYYFNQGFERTLYGDKDYSIATIKMKGERDNKLENQDLWYESEQEWEVTFNRIAPFLQIEGYDFDMWSSSPRFGIVLSKALEFVEDSVEITVYKSTQSEEVYEKLKAPRITNDLENLEFKMNNIVKDIPIPNKYNSEWLGYLTSYNRWTSSLVTWEGDDRKRLEPTWKPNPIYEDLLTDWRHGASADSQPIRAYFIDNWRSELEDLINKKGGNRFWYPPKSIVDGTVKSGKNWPNNWQMSKKFRDNVGTILGFGYNTGPKPTLDFNDQNWFKITFKTRKNQLMFDKKNTGGLAYVMAGWTTYDKNVDVYSFNWKAADVNPNRQNYSIDIKEFKEKDSKYKLPNSVSYQLVRPAGNGLEEAIVPEQSITLSDNGQRNNVDTWYSRIYNSFDKAANPTFWTTQYNGQNKNIFETWQLKPTISISEEDIWDIITTSKVDPNDSNRLIFEVKYVINDLKLQKENLRQKLKEFKYLNTVQKEFYINKLKTINDANDLKKLLDTENNTGEIKDLDDKMGELKDLYEKARNLRNGENFANYDQKYKAVFDEVLNNISTKISQNLNKREVQGLIDEVKTLWEYYNSLEKIATFTNLTKDQKTKLNKEIQDKMAEANAKDADKVSSFKTTSSKGDSINQLMKQLTSLKAAAEKAKKTNNYKLSTGDKKPNFDNALAALSRANTSVDKKQITTLITNLRNALDALNGDKTLNDAKAKGKEELAKLTHLNESQKTLISNKISEAHTVEQVKALIKIEENGSKGSANLLNEKMQKLRELITSGQKATNSEDQNYTNYDQATSDKKATLDNALKNAKDNLNTVGDSLEKVTDFVTKLETALNKLDGNTNLQTAKDNAINAINNPQFFPNLNQAQKDALIALINSKNTLSDIETIVGSSENNYIGTAKDLDNAMKYLKEEIAASEAIKNNDKYYNASVKVKNDFDTKFNEVSGKVNDNLTLEQSTKLKEDLKNEREALDGVSSDILRNELISKVSADSALSPVEKQILLDKINKAKSNDELNKINTIIDALSAKMGELVQKQVKANAAKNGLDYENATNAFKKAFDDQIEKNTKFLNDATNDEPFYNLDNLELINAEIDKLKKQTQDAIENLKNSAKTHLAESKTNAASAIEALEYLNNAQKKALKEQLNNVTTIAPHEETLDKSVDEVLKEANDVNGSMKALSDFIKKQIQKGNGSDPLVDLNYVDADSRLKTNFVTSYNKAKQALNKQNGKNLSNDEVNALLATLKNDFAALNGKTNRQNKVNELQNLVNGAADVKNDEKFQNSSAQKQEQYNNAIANGEKVLKNKDNQTLNQIKEAINTIKDALLKIQNNKEDLKNKINNLPNLNNKEKEKFISEINKHQEDDDQIYNIYKDALDKNDKKQKLIDLIDEKENLSEEDKAQLKEHIKNSTYNSEEELNEAKENINNLDASISDLLSDENENLTNEKLDSIIDQISNIHLNNNDYLNLVKLLKSLNGINDALTKYQASSVSNKDYNDKKKNLENSIKENLAFVATDPRVVLQRDRLIRHQEVFVKLSEAEIGLVDAILSANKEAFEQNMENLKQVAPEQYVNFAKQIEQDKFFEIVSKKSKVSANEKQQLSKLSSEGISKVLYSAYKTKVDSLKVGSAAALKWLVIMGGVLLTAAVIIFGIGFAKKRKKDN; from the coding sequence TTGAAAAGCAACTATTACTTTAACCAAGGTTTTGAAAGAACTCTTTATGGTGATAAAGATTATTCTATTGCAACCATCAAAATGAAAGGTGAAAGAGATAATAAATTAGAAAATCAAGATCTTTGATACGAAAGCGAGCAAGAGTGAGAAGTTACATTTAACCGAATCGCACCATTCTTACAAATCGAGGGGTATGATTTTGATATGTGAAGCAGTTCACCACGCTTTGGTATTGTATTATCTAAAGCGCTAGAATTTGTGGAAGACAGTGTAGAAATTACAGTTTATAAAAGCACTCAATCTGAAGAAGTTTATGAAAAACTAAAAGCTCCAAGAATCACAAATGATCTTGAGAATCTTGAGTTTAAGATGAATAATATTGTTAAAGATATTCCTATTCCAAACAAATATAATTCAGAATGATTAGGTTATTTAACTAGCTACAACAGATGAACATCTTCACTTGTTACTTGAGAAGGTGATGATCGAAAAAGATTAGAACCTACTTGAAAACCTAATCCTATATATGAAGATCTTTTAACTGATTGACGTCACGGTGCTAGTGCAGATTCGCAACCAATTAGAGCTTACTTTATAGACAACTGAAGAAGTGAACTTGAAGATCTTATAAATAAAAAAGGTGGTAATAGATTTTGATATCCACCTAAATCAATTGTTGATGGAACTGTTAAGTCAGGTAAGAACTGACCCAATAATTGACAAATGAGTAAAAAATTCCGAGATAACGTAGGTACAATTCTTGGTTTTGGTTACAACACCGGCCCAAAACCTACATTAGATTTCAACGATCAAAACTGATTTAAAATTACATTCAAAACTCGTAAAAATCAATTGATGTTTGATAAGAAAAATACTGGTGGATTAGCTTATGTAATGGCTGGTTGAACAACATATGATAAAAATGTTGATGTTTATAGTTTTAACTGAAAAGCCGCAGATGTAAATCCTAATCGTCAAAATTATTCAATTGATATCAAAGAATTCAAGGAAAAAGATTCAAAATACAAATTACCTAATTCAGTTTCATATCAATTGGTAAGACCTGCAGGAAACGGATTAGAAGAAGCTATTGTCCCTGAACAGTCAATTACTTTAAGTGATAACGGACAAAGAAATAATGTCGATACTTGATATTCACGTATTTACAATTCTTTTGATAAAGCTGCAAATCCTACTTTCTGAACAACTCAATACAATGGACAAAATAAAAATATTTTTGAAACTTGACAATTAAAACCAACAATTTCAATTTCTGAAGAAGATATTTGAGATATCATCACAACATCTAAAGTTGATCCAAATGATTCAAACCGTTTAATTTTTGAAGTGAAATATGTAATTAACGATCTTAAATTGCAAAAAGAAAACCTGAGACAAAAACTGAAAGAATTCAAGTACTTAAATACCGTTCAAAAAGAGTTCTACATCAATAAACTTAAAACTATAAATGATGCTAATGATCTTAAAAAACTTTTAGATACAGAAAATAATACAGGTGAAATTAAAGATCTTGATGACAAAATGGGTGAATTAAAAGATCTTTATGAAAAAGCAAGAAACCTTAGAAATGGTGAAAATTTTGCTAATTATGATCAAAAATACAAAGCTGTGTTTGATGAAGTTTTAAATAATATTTCAACAAAGATTAGTCAAAACTTAAATAAAAGAGAGGTTCAAGGGCTAATTGATGAAGTAAAAACTCTTTGAGAATACTACAATTCATTAGAAAAAATTGCAACTTTTACCAATTTAACCAAAGACCAAAAAACTAAATTAAACAAAGAAATTCAAGATAAAATGGCTGAGGCTAATGCTAAAGACGCTGATAAAGTAAGTAGCTTTAAAACTACTTCTTCAAAAGGTGATTCAATAAATCAGTTAATGAAGCAATTAACCTCATTAAAAGCTGCTGCGGAAAAAGCTAAAAAAACAAATAACTATAAATTATCTACAGGTGATAAAAAACCTAATTTTGATAACGCTTTAGCAGCTCTAAGTCGAGCTAATACATCAGTAGATAAAAAGCAAATTACAACTTTAATTACTAATTTAAGAAATGCTTTAGATGCTCTTAATGGTGATAAAACTCTTAATGATGCTAAAGCAAAAGGTAAAGAAGAATTAGCAAAATTAACACACTTAAATGAGAGTCAAAAAACTTTAATTTCAAACAAAATCAGTGAAGCTCATACAGTAGAACAAGTCAAAGCTTTAATTAAAATTGAAGAAAACGGTTCTAAAGGAAGTGCAAATCTTCTTAATGAGAAAATGCAAAAACTTAGAGAATTAATTACTTCAGGTCAAAAAGCAACAAATTCTGAAGATCAAAACTACACTAATTATGATCAAGCTACAAGTGATAAAAAAGCAACTTTAGATAATGCGCTAAAAAATGCTAAAGATAATTTAAACACAGTTGGAGATAGTTTAGAAAAAGTTACAGATTTTGTAACTAAACTAGAAACCGCTTTAAATAAACTTGATGGAAATACAAATCTTCAAACAGCTAAAGATAACGCGATTAATGCAATTAATAATCCGCAATTTTTCCCTAATTTAAATCAGGCTCAAAAAGATGCTTTAATTGCTTTGATTAATTCTAAAAATACACTAAGTGACATTGAAACTATTGTAGGATCAAGCGAAAATAATTACATTGGTACAGCTAAAGATCTTGACAATGCAATGAAATATTTAAAAGAAGAAATTGCAGCTTCTGAAGCAATTAAAAATAATGATAAATATTACAATGCTTCAGTTAAAGTTAAAAATGATTTTGATACTAAATTTAATGAAGTTAGTGGCAAAGTAAATGATAATTTAACTTTAGAACAATCTACAAAACTTAAAGAAGATCTTAAAAATGAAAGAGAAGCTCTTGATGGTGTATCTAGTGACATTTTAAGAAATGAATTAATTTCTAAAGTTAGCGCTGATTCTGCTCTTTCTCCAGTTGAAAAACAAATTCTTTTAGATAAAATCAACAAAGCTAAAAGTAATGATGAATTAAACAAAATCAACACTATAATTGATGCACTTTCAGCTAAAATGGGTGAACTTGTTCAAAAACAAGTTAAAGCCAATGCAGCTAAAAATGGACTTGATTATGAAAATGCTACAAATGCATTTAAGAAAGCATTTGATGATCAAATTGAGAAAAATACTAAATTTCTAAATGATGCAACTAATGATGAACCGTTTTATAACCTTGATAATCTTGAATTAATTAATGCTGAAATTGACAAGCTTAAAAAACAAACTCAAGATGCAATTGAGAATTTAAAAAATAGTGCTAAAACCCATCTTGCTGAATCTAAAACAAATGCAGCAAGTGCAATTGAAGCTCTTGAATACTTAAATAATGCTCAAAAAAAAGCATTAAAAGAGCAATTAAATAATGTAACAACAATTGCTCCTCATGAAGAAACTTTAGATAAATCAGTTGATGAAGTTCTTAAAGAAGCAAATGATGTTAATGGTTCTATGAAAGCTCTTAGCGATTTCATTAAAAAGCAAATTCAGAAAGGTAATGGAAGTGATCCATTAGTTGATTTAAATTACGTCGATGCTGATTCAAGACTTAAAACTAATTTCGTAACTTCATATAACAAAGCAAAACAAGCTTTAAATAAACAAAACGGTAAAAACTTATCTAATGATGAAGTAAATGCTCTTTTAGCTACACTAAAAAATGATTTTGCTGCTTTAAACGGAAAAACTAACCGTCAAAATAAAGTAAATGAACTTCAAAACTTAGTAAATGGTGCTGCGGATGTTAAAAATGATGAAAAATTCCAAAACTCATCAGCACAAAAACAAGAACAATACAATAATGCAATTGCAAATGGTGAAAAAGTCTTAAAAAATAAAGATAATCAAACTCTTAATCAAATCAAGGAAGCAATAAACACAATTAAAGATGCTCTTTTAAAAATCCAAAACAACAAAGAAGATCTTAAAAACAAAATTAATAATCTTCCAAATCTTAACAATAAAGAAAAAGAAAAATTTATTAGTGAAATCAACAAACACCAAGAAGATGATGATCAAATTTACAACATTTACAAAGATGCTCTTGATAAAAATGATAAAAAACAAAAACTTATCGATTTAATTGATGAAAAAGAAAATCTTTCAGAAGAAGATAAAGCTCAGTTAAAAGAACACATTAAAAATAGCACTTACAATAGCGAAGAAGAATTAAATGAAGCAAAAGAAAATATTAATAATTTAGACGCTTCAATTAGCGATTTATTAAGTGATGAAAATGAAAACTTAACTAATGAAAAACTTGATTCAATCATTGATCAAATTAGTAATATTCATTTAAATAATAATGATTACCTTAATTTAGTTAAGTTATTAAAATCATTAAATGGTATTAATGATGCTTTAACTAAATATCAAGCTTCATCAGTATCTAATAAAGATTACAATGATAAAAAGAAAAATCTTGAAAATTCTATTAAAGAAAATCTAGCTTTTGTAGCTACTGACCCTAGAGTAGTTCTTCAAAGGGACAGATTAATCAGACATCAAGAAGTATTTGTAAAATTATCTGAAGCAGAAATTGGATTAGTTGATGCTATTTTAAGTGCAAATAAAGAAGCATTTGAACAAAATATGGAAAACTTAAAACAAGTTGCTCCTGAACAATATGTAAACTTCGCTAAACAAATAGAACAAGACAAATTCTTTGAAATTGTTTCTAAAAAATCAAAAGTTTCAGCAAATGAAAAACAACAATTATCTAAATTAAGCTCAGAAGGAATTTCAAAAGTTCTTTATAGCGCTTACAAAACCAAAGTTGATTCATTAAAAGTTGGTTCAGCGGCAGCATTAAAATGATTAGTTATTATGGGTGGTGTGCTTCTTACAGCAGCGGTTATAATTTTTGGTATTGGTTTTGCTAAAAAACGTAAAAAAGATAACTAA
- a CDS encoding IS30 family transposase — MKKLIDLSKLNIICVKNNAENSRHFIIKETDDEIKRLHSNVSSKRLLRDKQISILLMWEIILKVLVLNSISKAAKYFGYQSRTIKQKMAIMIEKNDYHKSLKNKFICKNCGDKIFITKFLSFRKLANHLLSYKTKRLMIVSESQKNKWSYFKKYWNDVTKELRKKASKNSKNIKCKMSVKFMVNSFKQTNPDTFCPTFSTIYKALKQQRIKLPLDPLLYLSRGGYTKTTLKQGKKSLIHARDLKYRPEEADLRLEKGHFEADTVIGKREDKFVLFTLLDRKTRELYIALTKRDAKSINKALKMLIRKYNLEIKTLTVDNGSENTLLHKVVGKKKLFKCKPYASYQKGSIENAHRYIRRFIPKGKSFNSLTQEYVFWLKEQIDEYKRILAIEN, encoded by the coding sequence ATGAAAAAATTGATAGATTTATCTAAACTAAATATTATTTGTGTAAAAAATAATGCTGAAAACTCACGTCACTTTATCATAAAAGAAACAGATGATGAGATAAAACGTCTTCACTCAAATGTTTCTTCTAAAAGATTGCTTAGAGATAAACAAATATCTATACTATTAATGTGAGAAATTATTTTAAAAGTTCTAGTGTTGAATTCAATATCAAAAGCAGCGAAATATTTTGGTTATCAATCTAGAACAATTAAACAAAAAATGGCAATAATGATTGAAAAAAATGACTATCATAAAAGCTTAAAAAATAAATTTATTTGCAAAAATTGTGGAGACAAAATTTTTATAACTAAATTTCTCTCCTTTAGAAAATTAGCAAATCATTTACTCAGTTATAAAACTAAAAGGTTAATGATAGTGTCAGAATCACAAAAAAATAAGTGAAGTTACTTCAAGAAATATTGAAACGATGTAACTAAAGAATTAAGAAAAAAAGCAAGCAAAAACTCTAAAAACATTAAATGTAAAATGTCTGTGAAATTTATGGTCAACTCGTTCAAACAAACAAATCCAGATACTTTTTGTCCTACATTTAGCACAATTTACAAAGCTCTAAAGCAACAAAGAATAAAGCTTCCTCTTGACCCGCTTTTATATTTATCAAGAGGTGGCTATACAAAAACTACATTAAAGCAAGGTAAAAAATCCTTGATACACGCTAGAGACCTAAAATATAGACCTGAAGAAGCGGATTTAAGGCTAGAAAAAGGGCATTTTGAAGCTGATACAGTAATAGGTAAAAGAGAAGATAAGTTTGTTCTTTTTACACTTTTAGACCGTAAAACTAGAGAGTTATATATCGCTTTAACCAAAAGAGATGCAAAATCAATTAACAAAGCATTAAAAATGTTAATAAGAAAATACAATCTTGAAATAAAGACTTTGACAGTAGATAATGGTAGCGAAAACACACTTCTTCATAAAGTGGTAGGTAAGAAAAAATTATTTAAATGTAAACCTTATGCTTCATATCAAAAAGGTTCAATTGAAAATGCTCATAGATACATTAGAAGATTTATTCCGAAGGGTAAAAGTTTCAATTCACTCACACAAGAATATGTGTTTTGACTCAAAGAACAAATCGATGAATACAAAAGAATATTAGCGATAGAAAATTAA